The genomic segment ACCTCGGCCCAGCAGCACGCGGCGCGCACCCGCGCCGAGGCGGCCCGCACCAAGGCGGACGCGGAGGCGGCGGCCGAGCGGCTGCGCCGCGAGACGCAGACGGAGGCGGACCGGGTGCTCGACGAGGCGCGGAAGGCCGCCGCCCAGCGCCGGTCGGACGCGGCCGAGCAGGCGGACCAGCTGGTGGAAAGGGCCCGCGAGGAGGCGCTGCGCGCGGCGACGGCGGCCGAGGAGCAGGCGGACACCATGGTCGGTGCCGCCCGCCGGGAGGCCGAGCGGATCGTCGGCGAGGCGACGAACGAGGGCAACGGCGTGGTGGAGCGGGCGCGTACCGACTCCGACACCATGCTGAGCGAGGCCCGCCGGGACGCCACCGCGATCCGGGAGCGGGCCGAGGAGCTGCGGACCCGGGTCGAGGCCGAGATGGAGGAGCTGCACGAGCGGGCGCGCCGGGAGGCCGCGGAGGCGGTGAAGTCGGCCGGCGAGCGGGTCGACAAGCTGGTCACGGCGGCGGCCGAACAGGTCGCGGAGGCCGAGAAGAAGGCGGAGAAGCTGCTCTCGGAGGCCGGCAGCGAGGCCAGCAAGGTCCGCATCGCGGCGGTGAAGAAGGCCGAGGCGCTCCTCAAGGAGGCGGCGCAGAAGAAGGCGGAGGTCGAACGCGAGGCCGAGGCGATGCGCGCGGAGGCGGCGGCCGAGGCGAAGCGGACGGTCGACGAGGGACAGCGGGAACTGGATGTGCTGGTCCGCCGGCGCGAGGACATCAACGCCGAGATCTCACGGGTCCAGGACGTTCTGGAGGCCCTGGAGTCCTTCGAGACGCCCGGTGCGGCCGGGGGCGCGAACGGGGTCAAAACGGCCGCGGCAGCGGGGGCCGCTCGTTCGGGTGGCAAGGGTTCCGACAGCTAGCCACTCAAAAGAGGGGTCATTCTCCACATCAAACCGTCAATGACTCGATGACACGCCGTACAGGCGCCTAGGATTCGGTCTATCACCTCACCGGTCTCTTTCAGTCTCTTTCGACAGGAACCCCATGAGCGACACTTCCTCCCCCTTCGGCTTCGAGCTCGTGCGGCGTGGATACGACCGCGGCCAGGTGGACGACCGCATCACCAAGCTCGTCGCCGACCGCGACAGCGCACTGTCGCGCATCTCCGCCCTGGAGAAGCGGATCGAGGAACTGCACCTCGAGACGCAGAACGCCCAGGCCCAGGTCAACGACTCCGAGCCCTCGTACGCCGGTCTCGGCGCCCGGGTCGAGAAGATCCTCCGCCTCGCCGAGGAGGAGGCCAAGGACCTGCGGGACGAGGCCCGCCGCGCCGCCGACCAGCACCGCGAGCTGGCCGAGTCGGCCGCGCAGCAGGTCCGCAACGACGCCGAGAGCTACGCCAACGACCGCAAGCAGAAGGCCGAGGACGAGGGCGCCCGGATCGTCGAGCGCGCGAAGGGCGAGGCGTCCACGCTCCGCGCCGACGCGCAGAAGGACGCCCAGGCGAAGCGCGAGGAGGCCGACGCCCTCTTCGAGGAGACCCGGGCCAAGGCCGCCCAGGCCGCCGCGGACTTCGAGACGAACCTCGCCAAGCGCCGCGAGCAGTCCGAGCGCGACCTCGCCTCCCGCCAGGCCAAGGCCGAGAAGCGGCTCGCGGAGATCGAGCACCGGGCCGAGCAGCTCCGTCTGGAGGCGGAGAAGCTGCGCACCGACGCCGAGCGCCGCGCCCGCCAGACGGTGGAGACCGCGCAGCGCCAGGCCGAGGACATCGTGGCCGACGCCAACGCCAAGGCCGACCGGATCCGCAGCGAGTCCGAGCGCGAGCTGGCGGCGCTCACCAACCGCCGCGACAGCATCAACGCCCAGCTGACCAACGTCCGCGAGATGCTGGCCACGCTCACCGGCGCGGCCGTCGCCGCGGCCGGCACCCCGGACGACGAGACCGCCGGCGTCCCGGCCCAGCAGCGCGGCTGACCCCGCCGCGGCCCGGCCCGTACGCGGCCGGGCGGACGGGCCGTCCGTCCCGTCCCGCACCCCGAGTCCACGCCGTGCCCCCCGCCACCCCGGGTGTCGGGGGGCACCGTGGTGTCCGGGGGCGGCGGCGCGGGCGCGTGCCGTACCCCCGGACCGGGCCAACGCGCCCCGCCGCGCGGCCCGTTGCGGGGCCGGGGCAGGCTCCGCGGTGGTGCCCGGCCCGTTCGCCGGTAGTCTCGTGGGACCTCAGGGGGCACCACACCACTCGGACTGCGCACCGGACCACCGGATCCGCGCGGCCCCCGACCCATCCGGCGAGGGGCGGAGCATGATCGAGGCAGTCGGCCTGACCAAGCGCTACGGCGCCAAAACGGCCGTGTACAACTTGTCGTTCCAGGTACGGCCGGGGGCCGTGACCGGTTTCCTGGGGCCCAACGGCTCCGGGAAGTCGACGACGATGCGCATGATCCTGGGCCTGGACGCGCCCACGGCCGGGCGGGTGACGATCGGCGGGCACCCGTTCCGCAGACTGCCCAACGCCCCGCGCCAGGTGGGTGCGCTGCTGGACGCGAAGGCCGTGCACGGCGGGCGCAGCGCCCGGAACCATCTGCTCTCCCTCGCCCAGCTGTCCGGCATCCCGGCCCGCCGGGTCGACGAGGTGCTGGGCGTGGTGGGCCTGCAGGACGTGGCCCGGCGGCGGTCGAAGGGCTTCTCCCTCGGCATGGGGCAGCGGCTCGGCATCGCCGCGGCCCTGCTCGGCGATCCGCAGGTGCTGCTCTTCGACGAGCCGGTCAACGGCCTGGACCCGGAGGGCATCCTCTGGGTGCGGAATCTCATGAAGGGCCTCGCGGCGGAGGGCCGGACGGTCTTCGTCTCCAGCCACCTGATGAGTGAAATGGCGCTGACCGCCGACCACTTGATCGTGATCGGCCGCGGGCAGCTGCTCGCCGACATGAGCGTGCGGGACTTCATCGCGCACCACTCGGCCGGATTCGCCCGGGTACGGACCCCGGTGGACGCCCCGGAACAGCGGGAGAAGCTGACCACCGTGCTGAACGGGGCGGGCGGCCACGTCCTGCCCGAACAGGACGGCGCGCTCCGGGTGTCGGGCCTGCCGCTGCCACGGATCAGCGACCTGGCGCACGAGGCGGACATCCGCCTCTGGGAGCTCTCGCCGCACCAGGCCTCGCTGGAAGAGGCCTACATGCAGATGACGCAGGGGGCGGTCGACTACCGCTCGACCCTCGACCCGCGGGCCGGCCTGCGGGCGGCCGTACCGGGCCCGGCGGGTCCGGGGTACGCCCCGCAGGGCGGTTACGTGCCGCAGCCCGGTTACGCACCGCTGGGGCACGAGGGCCACGCGGGCCACCCGGGCCAGGCGCCGCCGCCCGGCGGCTTCCCGCCCCCCGGCACGGCCGCACCAGGGCCGTTCCCGGGAGCGCCCCAGCCGAACCCGTACGCCGCGCCGCAGCCGGTTCCCGCCGCCGCGCCGCCGGCGTCCGCCGCGCCGAACGGCGCCGCCCCCGGCCCCGACCCGACGAAGCGTGACACCGAGGAAGCCCGATGACGACCCCCTCCCAGCCGCAGCCCGGATCCCCGGCCACACCGCCGCAGGACCAGCCGTCCGCGCCCCCGGCGAGCAGCACACCGGAGCAGCGGCCCGCGGCCGCGCAGCCCTCCGCCGGGCAGCCGCCCGCCGGGTCCGGGAGCGCACAGCCGGCGGCCGCGCGGCCCGCCCCCGGACCGCGGGACACCGTGCAACTCGCCCCGGATCGGCGGGCCGGGGACCAGCCGTCGCAGGACCGGGCCGGGGACCAGCCGTCGCAGGACCGGGGAGTGGACCCCCGCAGCCACCGGCCGGACCCGGAGACACCGGCACCGGCACCGGCACAGCCGCAGACGCAGCAGTCCCCCGATCAGGCCCCGGCCGCCGCGCCCTCCGCCGCGCCCTCCGCCGCGCCGGGACCGTACGGGCAGGCCGCCCCCGTACCGCCGCAGCAGATTCAGCAGCAGAACCGGCATCAGCCGCACGCGCAACCGCACCAGCCGTACGGCGCCCACCCGCAGGGGCACCAGCAGCCCGGCGGCGGCCACGGACCGCTGCCCGCCCAGGGCGGGTACGCCTCGCCCATCCCGGTGCGCGACGCGCATCTCGGGCACGCCATCGCCGCGGAGTGGACCAAGATCCGCTCGGTCCGCTCCACGGTCTGGACGCTGGCCGTCCTGGCGTTCCTCGTGCTCGGGATCGGCTTCCTGATCAACGTCTTCACCGACGACGGCGACTACGGGACCCAAGCACCCATCGCCAACGGCCTGTTCGGGCTGATTCTCGGCCAGATCTGCGTCGTCACGCTCGGCGTGCTGGTGATCACCTCGGAGTACGGCACCGGCCTGATCCGCACCACCCTCACCGCCGCGCCGCGGCGTTCCCGGGTGCTGACCGCCAAGGCGCTGGTCTTCCTGGCGGTCTCGTGGACGGTCACCACGGCGGTCTGCACGCTCACCGCGCTGATGGGCGCGGGGATGCACAGCGGGCCGGGAGTGGCCTCGGCGGACGGCGGGCAGTGGGCCGGGGCGACGGTCCTCGCCGGGCTCTATGTCTCGCTGCTGGGCCTGCTCGCCCTCGCCGTCGGCACCCTGCTGCGGCACTCGGCGGGGGCCATCACGGCGATGCTGGGCGTGGTCCTGCTCCCCGCGATCCTCCCGGCGTTCCTCCTCTTCTCGGAGAGCATGCGGCCCGCGGCGGAGAAGATCCTGGAGTACAACGCCATCAACTCCCTCGCCGCGCTGCACCAGGTCAACGACGGCGGCGACGGGCTGAGCCAGCTCCTGCTGCTGGCCGTCGTCACGGCGGTCGCGCTCGCCGGCGCCTACGCCGCGCTGGAGAAGCGGGACGTCTGAGGCCGGCCCGGGAGGCCCCGCCGGGGATCAGTACCGGGGCGCGTTACGGGACCGCTGCACCCGCGTGGTGCGGCGGTCCCGGGCGTTCCAGCAGGCCCGGTGCCAGTGCCGCCGGTCGTCGACCGGGCCCAGCTGCGCCCAGGCCACCACGTGCGGCTGGCCCTGCGGGATCTCCTGGTCGCAGCCGGGGCAGCGGTACCGCTTGGCCGCGGTGGAGCCGCCGACCGGCCGCACCACCCACTCCTCGCCGCGCCAGCTCTCCGTTCTGCCCCAGGCGCCGAACGGGGTCTCCTCCTCCTGCCCCTCGCGGCGGCCGCCGCCGTACGGTGTGGGCTTGCTGCCGCCGCCCCGGGGGCGGTTACGACGGGGGGACACGGGCTGCACCTCGCGGGATATCCGAAGGGTGGACGGTCTGCCGCCCCCCAGCCTACGCGCCGGACCCGCCCCGGTACCGGATCCGCAGAAAACCGTATCACCGCCTCCGATCGCCCGAAATCCTCGGAATCCCCAATAACCCAGATAATCAGCAGAACTTCACGGGAGACCGTGCCCTTGGCACGTGTCGGGCGTTGTTGCCGGTAGGGGAGGCAGCACGCCGTCCGCGAGGAGGCAGAAGGCGATGCAGGTAGGAGTTTTCGTACTGGCCGCGCAGTTCCCCGGCCAGGGAGCGGACGAGGCGCTGCGCCGCGCCGTGTGCACCGCGGAGGAGGCGGAGCGGGCGGGGCTGGACGCGGTCTGGCTCGCCGAACACCACTTCGTGCCGTACGGGGTGTGCCCGTCCGCGGTGACGCTCGCCGCGCTGCTGCTCGGCCGCACCCGGCGGATCGGGGTGGGCACCGCGGTCAGCGTGCTGCCGACCACCCACCCGGTGGCGCTCGGCGAGCAGACGGCGCTGCTCCACGTCCTCTCGGGCGGGCGGTTCACCCTCGGTGTCGGCCGCGGTGGCCCCTGGGTGGACCTGGAGGTGTTCAACGCGGGCCTCGCGGCCTACGAACGGGGCTTCCCCGAATCGCTGGACCTGCTGCTGCGCTGGCTGCGCGAACCCCGGGTGGCGGCCGACGGCGAGCGGTTCGGCTTCCGGGAGGTCCAGGTGGTGCCGCGCCCGAGGGAGCTGCTGGAGCCGACCGGGGGCCCGCCGGTGGTCGTGGCCTGCACCTCGCGGGCGAGTGTGCGGCTCGCCGCCGAGCGCGGTCTGCCGATGCTCCTGGGCATGCACTGCGGGGACGAGGAGAAGGCCGGCATGGTCGCCTTCTGGCGCGACTGCGCCCGGGAGGCGGGCCGGCACCCGGAGGAGATCGCGGCGGCCGGTCACGTCTCGGCCGGTGTGGCGCAGATCGGCGACTCCCGCGACCATGCCGCCGAGGCGCTGCTCAAGGCGATGCCCGGCTGGCTGCGCCAGGGCCTGGAGGCCCATGTCACGGTGGACGGCCGGGAGCGCCGGATGCGCGACCCGCGCGCGTACACCGAACTCCTCTGCGCACTCCACCCGGTGGGCCCGCCGCGGCTCTGCGCCGACCGGCTCGCGGCCACCGCCGAGCGCACCGGCATCAGCCGGTTCGCCCTGCTGGTGGAGGGGTCGGGAGATCTGGCGGCGACCGAGGAGAACGTCCGGCGGCTGGGCGCCGAGGTGCTGCCCCTGCTCGCCTGAGCCGCGGCGCCCGCCCGCCGCACCACGGCCGGCACGGCGCCGCCCCGCGACCGGAGGCGTTCCGGGTGCGGGGCGGCGCCGGGAGCTCTCAGCAGTCGCGCAGCTGGGGCGACTGGTTCAGGATCTGGCCCCGTACGGAGGTGAAGCGCGCGAGCCTCTCGTCGGAGGTGCCGGCCGTCGGGAAGACGGCCACCCGGTGGCAGTTCTGGAACGCCAGCCGGACCCCGAAGTGCCGCTGCAGAGCCCCGCGTATCGCGTCGCTCGCCAGCGCCCGGAGGAGCTGGCCACGCGCCTGTTCGTCTGGCGGCGGCACCTGGTTGTCGGCGAACTCCCCGCCGTCGACCTTGAGCTGGGCCACCAGAGAGCTGATCATCTCCCATGCGTACGGCAGGGAGGTCCGGACGCAGTCGACGAACTCCGCTTCATCGACCTCGCCTCGCTCGGCCTGTTCGAGCAGGGCCGGTGAGACGTCCAGCGACATGGGGTTCTCCTCTCGCACCCCCGCAGGGGTCCTCGGACGGCGAAGGGGAGCCGCGACGGAGCGTGCCCGGACGACGACTTCCCGCATCCACGGTATGCCGCTCCCTCCGGCCGCACCAGGAGAATGGTGACAACCAGCCAGCCGCCGAAGGTGCCCATCCAGGGCGAATCGCGTGGAGGCGGGACGGTCGAGTAGCGTGCGGGCCATGCGTCTCGTCATCGCTCGCTGCTCCGTCGACTACGCGGGCCGGCTCACCGCCCATCTGCCCTCCGCGCCCCGGCTGATCCTGGTCAAGGCCGACGGCAGTGTGTCCGTCCACGCCGACGACCGGGCCTACAAACCCCTCAACTGGATGTCTCCGCCGTGCACCCTCAAGGAGGGTGACGACGCCGTGTGGACGGTGGTGAACAAGGCGGGCGAGAAGCTCATCATCACCATGGAGGAAATCCTTCACGACTCCTCCCACGAACTGGGAGTTGACCCGGGGCTGATCAAGGATGGCGTGGAAGCGCACCTCCAGGAACTCCTCGCCGACAGGATCGAGACACTGGGCGAAGGCTATGCGCTGATTCGGCGTGAATACCCCACTGCCATCGGGCCGGTGGACATCCTCTGCCGGGACGCCGACGGCGGGACCGTCGCGGTGGAGATCAAGCGGCGCGGCGAGATAGACGGTGTCGAGCAGCTCACCCGGTACCTCGAACTCCTCAACCGCGATCCGCATCTGGCGCCGGTGCGGGGCATCTTCGCGGCCCAGGAGATCAAGCCGCAGGCCCGGGTGCTGGCCACCGACCGCGGCATCGGCTGCACCGTGCTCGACTACGACGCCCTGCGCGGCATCGAGGACGACAAGCTCAGGCTCTTCTGAGCCGACGCGCCCCGTCCCCGCCCCGCCCCCGGCTCCGCGGGTTCGGGGCCGTACCGGGCCCCGCAGCCCGGGGCCCGGCCCCGCGCGGCACACGGCCTCAGATGACCGGGGTCTCCTCGCCGGTACCGGTCGTCCCGTCGGCCGAGGCCGACGTCGACGCGGACATCGGCGCCGTCCCGGAGGTGGAGGCCGACGACGTGCCGCCGCCGACCGGGGAGACGGGCGCGGGCTCGCTCGCCGTGTTGGTGGTGCCGCCGCTCGCGGTCGGCGAGGGGCTGGTCGGCTCCTCGCCGGTCGGGTCGTCCGTCGGTTCCCCGGAGGGGGATTCCTCCGGGGGTTCGCTCGTGGGCGGCTTCTTGGTGGGGGTCGAGTCCCCCGAGCCGCCGGTCGATCCGCCCGAGCTTCCCGATCCCCCGGAACCGCCGGAGGAGCCGCCCGTACCCGTCGTCCCGGACGCGCTGGGGCCGTCGCTCTCCGAGGGGCCGCCCTCCCCCGAAGCACTGGGGTCCGGGCTCTCCGACGCCGGCGCGTCCGTTCCGGCCCGGCCGCTCTCCACGGGCTCGGGGCCCCGGGTGGAGTCCTCCGTCGGCTCCTCGGCGGGGAGGCCGCCACCGCCGTCGTCCTCGTTGGCGGACTGCTCGGAGATGACCCGGTCGGGCGGCCCGTCCTCGCCGCCGGAGGTGGCGCCGAGGGTCACCACGGTGCCCAGGACCGCGGTGAGCAGGGCCCCGGCGCTCACGGCGGCGATATTGCGCCGGGCGCCCTTGAGCAGGGTGAGGGGGCGGCCGGGTCCCCGGCCGGAGCCCTTGGCGGTGCCGGGCCGGCCACCCGCTGCGGCACCCGCGCCGCCGGCCACCAGCGCCGGCGTCACGGCCGTGGCACCGGTGTCCGGGGCCCGGCCGGCGGTGAGCGCGCCGAAGGCGCTGGTGACGGCACCGGGCGGGGTGGCGGACTCCTCGGCGTGCGCGGCGGGGATCTCGTCGCCCGGCACCGCGCCGCCCGCCGTGTGGTCGAAACCGCCCGCCTTGTCCTCGACGAGGGCGAGCGCCCGGCGGCCCGAGACGGCACCGCGCCGGTCCGCGAGGACGCCGCGGAGCGCGATGGACGCCTCCAGCTCGGCGCGGGCCCGGTCGAGCTTGCCGGTGCAGAGCGCGAGTACGCCCAACTCGTGGTGGAAGTACGCCTCTTCGGCGACCTCCCCGGAGATCCTGGCGGCCTCCTGCCCGTGCCGCAGGGCGCGCTCCCAGGCGCTCCAGTTCAGCGCGGCGGCCAGCACGGGTGCGGCCGTGCAGGCCAGCAGGACGGCGGTGCTCGGGTGGCCGGGCTCCTCGCCGGAGACGAGGACGGCCATCGCCGCGAGCATGGCCTCGGACTCGGCGGCGGCCCGCTCGGGAAGGACGGACGGGTGGCCCGCCCACCAGGCGTAGTGCCGGCCGGCGAGGTGCGCCCGTTCCGCGGTGCCCTCCCCGTAGCCCGCGGCCTCCAGCTGGGTGGCGACACCGGACGCGAGGCGGTAGTGCCCGGCGACCGGGGTGACGAGGCCGCAGGCGAGGAGTTCACCGAGCGCGGCGTCGGCGTGGCTGTCACCGGCGAGCGCCGGGAGGTGGGCGTGGTGGGGGCAGTCGCCGCCGAGGGCGAGGGCCAGCCGCAGCGTCTCGCGGGCGGATTCGCTCAGCCGGGAGGCGAGCAGGGCGGCGGGCGCGGCGGCCTCGGCGAGGGTCGGCAGCGGTACGGCCGCCGCCGCGGCCTCGGTGCCCTCCGGGCCGCTGACGGTGTCCACGGCGGCCGGGCGGTCCTCGGCGCCCTCGGTGTGCGGCCCGTCCTCCGGGCCGGCGCCGCCGAAGACGTCCGGGTCGGCGCGCAGGGCGTCCCGCTGCCTGAGCAGGGCTCCGGCCTGGACGAAGCGGAGCGGCAGGCCCTCGGACTCGAACCACAGGTCTCCGGCCCAGGCCTCCTCGTCCTCCTCCAGCGGGCGGTCCACGACGTGCCGGAGCAGTTCGGTGCAGGCGCCGCGGCTGAGGCCGGGGAGGAACACCTCCTCGACATGCGCGTCGGCGGGCGGGGCGGCCACGTCGGGAGTGGCGGAGAAGAGGAAGGCGCACTCGGGCGTGGCGTCGAGCAGTTCGCCGAGCGCGGCGCCGCCGCACCCGAGGTCGTCGAGGACGATGACGGCGCCGATGCGGCGGACGTGGGCGAGCAGGTCCTCGCGGGCGGGCCGGTGGCCGGCGGCGTCGTACACCGCGTCGAAGAGGTCGTACAGCAGGTCCGAGGCGGTGCGGCCGTGGCCGGAGAGCCGGACGACCCCGTCCGGCGCGAGGTCGGTGCACTCCTCGGCCACGGCGTCCAGCAGGACGGTGCGGCCGGAGCCGGAGGGGCCGGTGACGCGGACGGACCGGCCGCGGGCGAGGAGGCCGCGGAGCCGTATCCGCTCCTCGGCGCGCTCCAGCAGCGGGGTGGCGGAGACGGCGGGCACGGCCGGGGCGGCGGGCACCGGCGGCGGTGTGGCACGGCCGCGGCGGGCGCGCTCCGCCGGGGTGCGGCGGGCGGGGGCGGCGGGGCGCCGGTCCGGCGGGCAGGCCTCGACCTCGCTGCCGTCGAGCGGATTGACCGTCAGCAGGTACTCGCCGGCGGTCAGCGTGGTGGTGCGGACCGGCGTGGGGGTCGGGGCACCGGCGACCAGCTCGGAACGGGCGGCCTTGGCCGGGACGGGCAGCGCGGCCTCGCGCCGGTGGAACTCCGGAGGGCCGGGCGTGGACTCGGCGTCCTGCCGTGCGCCCGGACGGTCGTCGTGGTGGTGGCCGTGCTCGTCCGGCCCACGGTGGTTCGGGTCCATGGTGAAGCCCCCAGGTACGTCGCGTGCCGATGCTCTCCCGGCCGGTCACTCCCCCGGCGGGGGCCGGGGGGTGCCCCCAGCCGTCGCGTGGTCCGGGGGGCGTCGCGGAGTGTGGGATGCCGCGCGTCCCGCACTTTAGACGGTCGTACGGGCTCCGGGAAACAGCGGGAGGGCCTGCGAACGCGAACGTCATGTGTTTGTGAGGTAAAGCGGCAGTCGCACTGGTCACGGCAGTGCGCACGGGACCGCTCACGGCACCGCAGGGCACGGGGATTGCGGAGCGGGAATCCGGTGCGGAGGGGCGCGGGGGAAATGGGAGGGGGAGGCCCGGCGGGGGCGGAGGCGGCCGGGGAACCGGTTCCTCCGGGGGCGGGCGCTCAGACCCGGGGCAGGGCCTCGGCGGCGAGGCCGCCCTCGATGGCGAGGATGCGGTGCAGACGGGTGGCGACGAGGACCCGCTGCAGCTGCGGCGGCACACCGCGGAGCACGAGCCGCCGGCCGGCGCGGCCGGCCCGCCGGTGGACTCCCATGATCACGCCGAGTCCGGTGGCGTCCCAGGAGTCGAGTTCGCTGAGGTCCAGCATCAGGTCGCCGTGGCCGGAGTCCACCGCCGTATGCAGGGCCGCACGGGCGTCCGCCGCGCTGCGCACGTCGAGGCGGCCGCCGACGACCAGCTCGGCATGGTCGCCCCTGATATGCATATGCGCTCCCGGATAGTGCTGCGGTGGCCTGTCGGAACGGCCCGGTCAAGATCTACAGAACTGACTACCTCTCAGGCAGCATAGTTGCCATCTGTAAGCGAACCGATACGGATTTCACCCGGGTGGGTGATCCGGAGGTGCGCTTTCGCCGCGGAAGGTGTAGTACTCCGCGGGCATTTCCGCGCCGGGGTCACCGGCACCGGTCCCGCGGCGCGTCGCCGGCGGCGGTGACGGCGGTGACGGCCGTGTTGCGGAACTCCCGTACCGGCTTCCCTCGCCGGTCCCCGGCCATGCCCGTGTGCCGGTGTGACGCCGGGCGCCCGGCGCCGGCGGCGGGCACCGCGGCCGCGGTGACGACGGGGTGCTCTGCCACTGTCCCGCCTCCTCACGCCTGCCCGTGCCGGTCCGTGCCGGCTCGGTCGCCGGCGGGAGCCGCGCCATCTCCCACTCGGGACCCTAGCGGCCGCCGGGGGCCGGTCGAAAGGCCAAGAGACGCGCATCACGTCTCACATGACGGACCTCACACCACCGCGACACCACCGCGCGCACCGTGCTCCGGGGCACCCGGCGACCGCCGCCGGGCGGGCGGCGCGGGCCGCCCGGCACCGCGGGCCGCCCGGGGCGGCCTTAGGCTCGGGCCATGGTCAACCTCACCCGTATCTACACCCGTACCGGCGACGACGGCACCACCGCGCTGGGCGACATGAGCCGCACCGCGAAGACCGATCCGCGGATCGCCGCGTACGCCGACGCCAACGAGGCCAACGCCGTGATCGGCACGGCCATCGCCCTGGGCTCGCTGCCGGAGGAGGTCGTCAAGGTCCTGGTCCGCGTCCAGAACGACCTCTTCGACGTGGGCGCGGACCTCGCGACCCCGGTGGCCGAGAACCCCCAGTACCCGCCGCTGCGGGTGGAGCAGAGCTACATCGACAAGCTGGAGGCGGACTGCGACCGCTTCCTGGAGCAGCTGGAGAAGCTCCGCAGCTTCATCCTGCCCGGCGGTACGCCCGGTGCCGCGCTGCTCCACCAGGCGACCACGGTGGTGCGGCGGGCCGAGCGCTCGACGTGGGCGGCGCTGGAGGTGCACGGCGAGATCATGAACGCGCTGACGGCGACCTACCTCAACCGCCTCTCCGACCTGCTGTTCATCCTGGCCCGGGTGGCCAACAAGGAGGTCGGGGACGTGCTGTGGGTGCCGGGCGGCGAGCGCTGAGGCAGCCCGGCCGGCGCGGCCCGCGGACCGGCGCCGCCGGTACGGCCGCGACCGCGCCGGGACGGCGCCCCGCCGGCCCGCGCCCGTCCCCGCGCCCGTCCCGCGCCCCGGCCCGGCCCGAACCGGCCCGTGGCGCGGGCCCGTTGCCGCCGTCCCGTGCATCGAAGGATGTAGCCGGACTCCTCCGGCGGGCGGACGACCTGCGCCTTCACCGCTCCTAGTCTGGAGACAGACGCCGGATGTCACAGACAGTCAAACCGGAGGAGAGCGGTCA from the Streptomyces xinghaiensis S187 genome contains:
- a CDS encoding cob(I)yrinic acid a,c-diamide adenosyltransferase; the encoded protein is MVNLTRIYTRTGDDGTTALGDMSRTAKTDPRIAAYADANEANAVIGTAIALGSLPEEVVKVLVRVQNDLFDVGADLATPVAENPQYPPLRVEQSYIDKLEADCDRFLEQLEKLRSFILPGGTPGAALLHQATTVVRRAERSTWAALEVHGEIMNALTATYLNRLSDLLFILARVANKEVGDVLWVPGGER